The following nucleotide sequence is from Aspergillus nidulans FGSC A4 chromosome I.
TCACAATTGATGCGCATCTAGATTCATGGGAACCGGGTCAAACTCGGCTTCCAGTACATACGCAGTGGTGTCGTACCTTGCTTCCTGCTTCCTCAGGGAACGGACTCCATAGTGGTACGGTCGACTAGCCCACAATTTTCGCATCTCGGGATTCAAGACTATCGGAGTCGGGATTAAGTCAAATGATCCTCGCTTGGCTCAAGCTTTCTAGAATTGGTGAGCCTTCAATTTAATCTCAAAAGCCGTGCCAAGCACGCGATCGCCGGGACCCGTCGCTAACACGAGCCATGAACCCTTCGGCAGATATGGCTTTCTGACAGCCTACATCGAGATTCCAGATTTTTAGCAGAGATCCGCGCGAACCGGATCCCAGCTCGCAAACCCCCTTCGTATCAGGAAAGACGGCTCAAGCCGAGGCGAAAACGTGCGACTGCAGGACGCCGGGAGCGGAGCCAGGCCATGGCAATGCATGATGCATcatgcagcctgcagcctcAGGATGGGGAAAAAGAAACCGTCTTTCGAATTTGGAGTCGGGCATCGATGAGAGGCTGATTCTATTAGTTAACAGGAACTGGTgagacgaagaaaaagcaatgctGCAGCCTATAAGACGAGCTCTTTTCAGGGCGATCTGTTCTAGATTCCCATCTAGCACCGCTGAATCTGATGCAGCATTACGTATGGCTCCATGTTCtgaggaaggatgaagaaagtTATTGTTTTGACTGGTCACTGGGGATATGATTAGTTGAAAATCCCTGGAAACATCAGGCAAAGAGAAGACCTGTGGAGTCCCAGATGGCTATTATTATGCCTCCCCGCCTTAAACGCCCAAAAGTCTACAGTGCAGTACACTGCTTGCCCCATACTCACTAGAAGGATCGCCCTTTCAGCTAATATAACGACCAAGGAACTAACCAAAGTCTGCAATTTTAAGCGAACAAGCATACCCCCTAACCTGGGCTGTCCTTAGTGCATCGTGAGACAGTTCAGCCTCAGCTCCTGGTACCCTATGCCATAGTGTATATGACGTACATCCAGAGTCTGCCAATGCCAAGAGAACAAGGAAAAAGGAATTGGACGTTTCCCAATCGTGATTTCTGTGCAGCATTATATGGCTGACACCTCATATACATCACTGTTAATCGTCACCAGGTAACTCGCAGCTGACCTCTTACCAAGTCAAGCTCGAGGCCTGAACTACTGTATCCCAGGTACTCCGTACGCGGAGCCCCTTCATCAAACCGACCGGTATATAAATATATTGATCCAATCAGCGTCAGCCCCTGTGATAAACCAAGATTAACAGTAACAGCGGGCCATGTGGAGTAGAGTCAAGAAGTAAACAAGCAAGCATAAAAGAGTCAAAATAAATTAGGCGCGAAACCCGAGGTAGATCCGTTGCCCCGGCCTAGTTGGCTATATTCCTCCCATCCGAGTCAAAGGTTACGAGAAAGCTTACGGAGAAAGGTTATGGAGAAAACGCTCCAAGTAGCCAAAGCTTCTGGTATTTGCAGGGCAGATTCTTTTTTCTGCCGCTTTCATGATTGCGTTCGATCCATCCAATGTACGTGCATAAACTACTAAAGTCATTCGTACCCTGTACCCGAAAAGCGGATATGAAAGCCGTCCCAGAGAGGAGGGGGTACCTACATTAGCTTCTAAGTCCAAGTGCAACAGCACTAGTGCTAGAAGCTACAAGAAAACGCAGAGGGTATCCACCGGCATCTGCATGTGCCATTCGTAACAAGCTACCTTGAGGCAGAGGGAAGTAAATTAGAACCTGACCGAGCGGACGCATACTGATGCGGGGCATGGTTTGGGGAGGAGAGTGACAAACAGGCCATTGCCCGATCGGCACTCTATAGCCAGTTTAACTTATGAGAGGTATTATACCCTCGGAATATTTGCATGTGCATGGATGACGGTGGGCGCTTTTCACTTTCACCACAGCGGCGGGTGGCTCCTCTGGAAGGATCACCGCATGGGGAGTATTTACATGATTGGTACGAAGTAGATGGTAGTGATATTGATTTCTGTACTAGGCGGTATGCTATGGCAGCTCCAAAGATCCCTGTTCTGCCTCTGGCTGGGTCTCATGACCCCAAACCCACGTGCGCGTTTTAGGTATGCATAATAGAGGGCAGGTAGGTCACTGGCGACTGCTTGTTCCCCGCCACATCAGCTGAGGGTTGACTCAAGGTAAGGCAAGGCGGGCAGGTAGTAATGGGGTTGAATGGATCGTTTTCGTCCCTATGTATGTACGGATGGCTCTAAAGAGCTGTGTTGTTTCGCAATTCGTGGTTCCGACCTGCAGTCTCTGTTCGATTCCCTCTCCACACTCTCACTCCCACTTCaaatgataaaaaaaaaaaaaccgaATAAATTGGAAGAAAGTATATGAAGACAGACAGAAGATATTTATCCGCTGAAGCGGAAGCGCGTGGCCTCCAGCCGTCCTAGCCCTTCTCTCGGGGCCACGTTCCGACGGCGGTACGAGTTGGTAAAGTCTATCGTGCTGTTAACCACATAAAAAGCCAAACAGATCCCGAGTTTGCTTACCTTGAAGGAGAGCGCGGATCTTTCGTGTCTCTCCCGACTGAACCTTGTCAGAAATGCCCTTAAGTAGTCGTTCCGCCTCGCCCGCCTTCATTGTCCCGGCAGGCAGCATTTGCAGCGTCGATTGCACCCAGCTACCTGCTTCTGGGGGCATTAACTCAAACAGGGACATCAGCAAACTTGATGCATCCGGGAAGCATTCGCCTGGGAATGTGAACATCATTCCAGTGAGGATGCGCTGAACAAGAACTGGTCCTTGCGACGCAATAAGCTGTTTCACGGCCTCTTGGACTTCGGGTGGGTTTGAGTAAGCCTTTCCATCCGGTGCCGTAAAACTAGACACGGCAGGCTTATCAAAGGCAAAGCTAAAGAGATCGTGGTAGTAATGCAGCACCGCCATAAGAGGGTCTATTTGCTGTAAAGTAAGGGAGCTGAGCGCGGCCGAGAAGATCGGCACTGAGAGAGACGAACTGATGCACTCCTTGGGGTAGAATCGAACAGCATCGGAAGAAAGACGGAAGAAATCCTCAATCACTGTTTATGTGTTAGTCAGATTCGAGGAGAAAGACGGATACAGCATACCGTCGGGAAGATTCTCTGGGGGCAGGTCGTTCAATGTACGCAGGAAAGCTGTTGCTTGCTGCTCGTAAAATTGAAATACTGCTCGGCTGGTGGCAGGGTCAACGAATTCGGCTCCTTCGGAGAACTCTCGTACGACAGCATCGGTAGCCCATAGGAAACATCCTTCGCGCGAGACCTCGAATCCACTTGCGAGACTCTGGGCGAGCGTAGGTAGCAGCGGACTCATGGCAGTTCTGTAACTGATGATCATGTTTCTCCAGCAGCGACATACACGCTCCAAGATAGGCGTCGATGATGTGAAGTTCATTACTAGCGTCGTCGTGATGGGTAAAACTTCGCCACAGTACTTCACCGCCGGGTTCTCCTGGTCTTGGGCAACGTACGGATTGACTACCAGGATAAAGATGGTGATCAACTGCAGATGATCTGTTACATGTTAGTATACTGTGTTTGGATATCGCAGGGGTACTTACCAGCAACAGCACGCTGGCCCTGCTCATCCTTAGCGTTATTTGCCAGGTTCATGATACGTGCCATGATTGGATCGCAGAACATCTTCATGGTCTCGTATATCTTTTCCAGTGGCTGCACGGCAACGACAGCCGCTACTCCTTCTGTCACTTCCTCCTGGCTGCTCGGCTTCAATTTGTCGATGACAGATTCATAGAAGGAGTGAAGCTGAGCAATGTGTCCTCCAAGGAGTTTCTGGCAATCCGTCCCTAGGAACTTGAAAGCTAAGGCAGAAGCCTGAACCACTTCTATGGAACTGTGCTGGAAGCCGGATATAACATAGTTGAGCTGTGCTTCGAGCGTCTCTGGGTGTTGTGCTGTCCATTCTGTGTAGCGAGCAAGCGCCATAATGGCCTGGAAACGAACTTTTTCTTGGTTCGGAATTTGGACGATTAGAGGAATGACTTGTGGCAACACCGCGCTTTCTTCCGGATCAACCATGCGGCCCATAGCTCGAAGACTGAAGAGCGGTGCCTCGAGCTCTTGCCAGTTTGGAACATGCTCGTCTGTAGACTGAGAAGCATATTGGGAAATCCATTGCTGAATAACCTGGTACGCCTTGGACAAACATTCGGCAACTCCTATGACGACACAGCAGTCCTTGAGGACATCACCCATCGAGTGTCGAAACTGTCTGAACTTTTCTTCCTGCTCCCTGTCACCTCCGAAGAGGTCAGATTCCCCGTCTTCGGGGCGCGGGTACTCGAGATGTTTAATCATGATATCCACCAGTCTGGAGAATACATCGCTATAGACGGCCCGCGATTCGGCATATCGCTCCAGCGTAACGTACTGTTTCAGCTCATACCAGAAGACGAAAGTTATCGAGACGACGTCGCGCTCCCAATCCCGCGCACAACATTCCAACACTGCTTCCACTAGCTCTCGGAATTGCGCAGGCATACGCGCGATAAGCACCACCCATGCTTCACCGGCTTCGGCAAATAGTCTCGTAATACCCCGGAACGCTTCTGTATCCTCCGCTTCGGCGAATTCGGCGATCTTTGGGCGTAGTGACATTACTCGCGGGAACAAGGCCTGGATGAGAGGTAACGAATCATCGACTTCACGAGTGTCCCTGTATAGAGTACACATGCTGTCAACAGCAGCGTCAAAAGATGCGTCGTCATCCAGAGCTTTCACAATGACGTCCATAAGAGGTGATTCCACGATCTTCGAGGCGGGTATTTCGCGCATCCAAGACGTTATACAATCAAGAAGGCGGGGGTTCGTAGATGCGGCAGCTGTACAAGCTGTTAGTGTGATATTATGCGTTTAAAACCAGGAAGAATACTAACGGGATGATTGAGCATATTGGATCAAAATGTGCATGACTTGCTCAGCATTGTCTTCCAGCAATTCTTTGGTCCTCAATGTGAGTTCATCTTCCTAAGGCGAATGTATTAGATTCTGAACTTTGGCCGAGTCGTCGCCGTTCGATGGTGAAGTCATGGAATGCTGAGTTTGCCGAACATACAGATAGATTGATTTTGCGCCCCTCCGTCACTTCTTCCGGGAGGATCCTGAGAAACTCCAGCACGCAGTCGCCCGCACTGCTTCCGAGTGAAGAGCCGACGGTAACCAAGACGTCCTTCCATTCGACCATCTGGATCGCAAGACTGGCTAGACAAACGCAAAGTTGTGTTTGTATAGGCCGAGGGCCAGAACCAAAAGCCACAAGGAGATTGAGTACCGAATCCCTCAGAGCGACCACTGACTCCGCTGGTAATTGATCGAGATCGAACATAATCTGGCACAGTCAGTATGCCGGTACGATTTCGCGGGTCCAGCGCCTGCTTCACCTTGCCCTTCAACGTTGTCGCTGCGAACAATTTGGCCTCCACGGGAACATCTGCGGATTGTAACATCTCATGGGTGATAGTCCATGCTTCGACCTAAGTAATGAGACCGATCTATCAGTATAGACTCTTTAAACGACACGCGGTAATCTGCCGTGGAGACCGGTGAGGGGCTAGGGGCGACGTACGGATTTCTGAAATTTCTCAAGAAACTCATGGGCGTGAGCTTTCTCTGAACGCGGAACATTCCCTTGCATAGTAGCGACCGCTGCTAGGACGGGGCCAAAGGCCTGTCCGGCAGTTTCTCCTTTGCTGGCCATCGTCGACGGTATGAAGCTGTTTTGGTGTGGACGTACTCCGTGGGAGTGGGAAAGAGGGGTTAACTAGGCCGGGCGGCTCAACACCAGTGATTTTCAGTCATGAATCATTAAAAGAATAAATAGGTAATAAACCAGTTATTCGGACTGTGCACGGTCACAGGCGTGCGTAGACAGGGCGTCAAGTGATGGTCAATAGGAGTGAAAGTGGGATGGTGGTGACTGACGATCCGCTCCCAAGGAAAAGTTGGTGAGCCGCAACAATCAATGGCGCCGAACTGCCTGGAGCACCCGCGGGCAAAGCAAGCTTCAGACCATCTTTTCCCCTGCCCATCTCCCTCCACACACGCGTCCAACAACGTTACTACTCGATACTTTCCTATTCATCGAGCTTGCTTCGCTATTTTATTGTTGTTAATTCGCGTTATCAATCGCCATCATGACCGGTAGAGGAGGCGGTGCCGCTCGCAAGACACTGCTTGCGCCGATTCACTTCATCTTCAAACTCCTTCAGCAACGTTCAACAGTCTCTATCTGGTTATATGAGCAGCTTGCATTCCGAATTGAAGGGAAGATTAGAGTAAGATTACTTCGTTGCGCAGGATACTGCAATGACTGACGGTAAGGCTAGGGGTTTGACGAGTTCATGAACCTGGTCATCGACGACGCCGTGGAGGTTAGGCTGGCCACAAaaagcgaggaagaaaagaggcgGCCATTGGGTATGGGAATATCTATTGCCACTACTTTTCTGGCTCAGTACTGATCGTGCCTTAAATACAGGTCAAATACTGCTCAAGGGCGACAATGTTTCTCTCATCCAAGCTGTCCAGTGATCGCGAACCGCACCACTTCTCCTATCTAATTCGTCATAAAAATTCTACAaagctcttcgccttctcagCTTTACGGAGATCTTGATAACAGCTATCGACGCTGTGCCACTGGGAAGGTTATGGATGGAATAGACAAATCTGCGGACGGAAACTGTTTTGGGTTTTCTATTACTGTTGGCGCACGAGACACCGGTCATCACCGACTATCACGACATCTACGAGCCAGTCGTGATTTGTAACGGGCACCTGTTCAGGCGGGCAAAGCGTTTGCTCCTTGAGAGAGAGGGCGACTGTGATCTAGTCAGGAATTTCATTACTCTCTTAAAACCGATATAAGCTAGCGTCTCACCAAGTAAAGGCATGTTTCGCTTCTCAACGCCCATCTCAGTTTCCCATCTCAAGTACCTCGTTAAGAAACTGTCATAATATCCCTTTCCATGACCAAGTCTTCTGAAATCGGGATCGAAGGCCATTCCCGGCATCACAATCAGATCTAATCCAAATGGCCCCGCCGTATTACCCTTAGGTAGTGGTTCGGATATCCCAGTTCCACCAAAGCAATTCTGCTTGTTGACTGCCTGTACTTTCGTGAGTGAGGGAATTCCCCATTTATCGCGCTCCAAGGACATGAACTCCTCCATTGAGTCTAACGCGAGCATATCCATAACCGAGATTTTCTGCTGTGTCGTTGTGGTCTCTATGCTGTGGATATAAGGCACAAATACTTCCTTGTGGTTCTTCAAGGCATCTTCCACTATTGCTGTTGTCGATAGTTCCCCTGACGGCATCGACAGGTATACGCCTATTCTCCGGGCTTTTTGGTATTCCGGAAGAGTGAAAAGCCTGTTAGCTACAGTTTTGGCTGCAGAAGGTTAGTAGACGTTGCGGTGATCGGGAATGATGAGCCAGACATTGAGTGACGATAGAGTCAGCGGGAATTCTCTGCAGGACATCCCGCATTCTTTTGCGAAGTTCCTTCTTGGCTGTCTGTATTCCAGCGGCCATCGCCTCCTTTAGGTGCCgtaaaaagaaaacaaattTAGGATATGAGAATTGCCGGTAAAATGTGGCTTAAAGTCGAATGGGCTTTTCAGTAGAATAGGTGTGTTCCGAGTTGAAGCTGTGCGAGTTCAAGCACAATAGCGGAGGAGCCTTGGCAGCATGTTTTGGTTGCATGACTAGATCGACAGGCCAGTCAGGGTCCCTTGGAAGGGTCAAGCACTATGAAATGCGCCCTTGATCGCGATGAGGGTTTCTCTCTCTCAGctttcttgatcttctcccttctGCTAACATCTTTAAAAGCTCCACGCGCAATGCTTGTGATATACTTCATAGGTAGCCTTCTGGCCAGCCTTGTTAGTGCCCGCAACGCTGCCGATCTTATCGGGACCTGGACCACCAAATCTCGCCAAGTCTTTACAGGGCCAGTATGTTTATCAGTGACCTGCCGTGTGTTCGTTGGAGCTGACGGTCCTGCAGGGGTTCTACGATGTAGTCAAGGATGAATTGATTGAGCCAAGGCTTACGggcatctccttctctttcacaGAAGACGGACATTTCGAAGAAGCATTCTACCGAGCCGTTTCCAATCGTTAGTATATTCTACCGATCCAGTTGGTCAAGCTCTAACGCCGTGTTTGATGCACAGCTCAGGACCCGTCATGTCCCAAGGGCATTCTGCAGTGGCAGCACGGTACATACACCGTCGACAGTGATGGTTCTATACACTTGAATCCCATCGCGGAGGATGGCCGCCAGCTCCTGTCAGACCCGTGCTCATCTTCGAAAGGAATATACACTAGGTATAACCAGACGGAGAAATACAGCGTACGTTGACCCCATATTGGCTTAAGGGTTATGCTGACACCACCAGTCTTTCACTGTGGATGTCGACCCGTACTATGACAGTATACGCCTCAACCTATATTCATTCGATGGATCTCCCATGATTCCGATGTACCTTGCCTATAGGCCACCAGAGATGCTGCCTACCGGACCTCTCCAATCGATAGTAtccaagaaggccaagcgCCATTTCGACAGTAAGAAGGTCACGCCTTTTGGCTTGAGGACACTCATCAGCAAAGATAACCTTGTGGACCCGAACCGCTGGCTGTGGGTGGGCATTGTGATGAGCGCGATGGGCGGCATTACACTCTTCTTCACCTAGTCCTGGAGTGATTGGTACAAGGGCTGGGTTAACTCAATGTTTTCTACCTCCGTAGCAAAATTCTCCCCTCCAGGATACAGTGTCGGCATTCTACTAGAACCTGTAAGTATTCAAGCGTCAGTGTCCCAGAAATAGAGCATAGTCCGGCGGCCGGAGCCAATATGAGCAAATTCGTGATAAGAGATTCTTGCAGGTCGTATAATAGTACAAGGTTAATATACAGTTTCTATCCCATAGAGGCTGCATCAAGCAGCGGAAACGGTTTCTTTTGCGATTTTCGCAACTTCAGATCGTTCCGCAGGCTTGCCGTCCAAAGCTCCTCCGGGCGCAAATAGAGACTTGAGGACAAGGCCAATCTCAACTTTGGTACCAGCCGCCTTCATCTTGTTGACCTGCTCCGACACAATTTGCTTGATTTCATCGGCACCCATCGTCTGCACCTGGTTACCGTATTCCTCAAGAATTGCCTgggccttttcctccttctccttgaggTCCGGGCGGTTGGCATCAACAAACTGCTGAATCGAGTCTCTGGAAGCGGCGGCGCGCTTTCGGATAAGTGCGAGTAACTGCAAATCTGTTTGAATGGGAGAGGCGGTCTTCTGCGAGTTGTTGGTTTCGGAAATGAGAGCTCGAATGACATTCAGCCTGGTGTGGAAATCGGTCAGTATGAATTGTGACCATATTGGACATTATGCTCAAAACTGTGACCGCAATTTACCTGTCCGTATCCTTTGCCCTCATAGCAGTCTTCAGATCGGCCTTCAATGTAGCCAGCAACGGCGGCAGTGATGGGCTCGCTGTCGAGTTCCATCGCGCCTGATAGAGGCCCAAGCGGGTCGTTGTTCGCAGAACCTTGAGCATCGTTCCTGTGTGTGGTGGCAATAATGAACAGAAGAGATGCAGCGTAATTGAGTCCAGGCCAAGTGAAAGGGAATCTGTATAATTATGTTTATGAGGCAGAATCGGCGAGCAGCCGGAGGTGCAGCAAAAGGCGGAGAGAAGCTCATCGGGCCCGTGCGCAATTTTGTTCTTCGCTCTTATTATGGCCGCTCCATTATTGTTTCTCCAAATGCTGGCTGTCTTGACCTCAACGGCAACACACAGCTTGAGGATTATCATTCCTCATTAATTCATGTGTATTTCCCTTTTCTACCTGCCTTCCCTCCCCGGCCTCCAGTTTTTCAAAATTACTTCTCTTCCCGACCTCGCGCTGCGCGGATATCTTCGACGCCGGGGAGCGCGATCGCCTTCAAGGCTCGGACGGCTCTGAAACTGCACAATGTCCTACCCCAGTCTTCCGCCAGTGACGCCTCAGAGGCCCCTGCCTGGCGCCTTCTTCCAGACACCTGCCCCTGGCAATGCGCTGAACCCGCCGCAATCCAATTCAGCCCAACAGACGGCGCAACCCCCAAGTGATGCTGGTCAGCCCGTGCTTCCCAGGCTTCCTCCGTCAATAAAACCGGCACCTCAGAATCTGAACACTGAAGAGCGTGCAGCGCGGACCATCAATGACACGCTTACACAGGAGGCTCGGTACCCCGACCTGGACAGCTATTTGTCTCGTAAGTAGACGTGACGAGCTGTTTCTACACCCTAGACTGACAACCCGAGTACAGAGGGCTTTTCATCCGACTATGACATTCCCGTGTCGTCAACATGGGCACCGTTCCAGAAAGTCAGGATGTACAATATCCCCGACCAGATATTCGACCAATACAACCTAGCGCAGGTGTCTACCAGCATGGGACTTCTGGCGGAGCTGAACCACGCGTGGGTTGCCATCGATAACGCATTGTACCTTTGGGATTACACGCATACCAATCCTCAACTAGTGGGTTTCGAGGACCAACCGAATAGTATTAATGCGGTCAAATTGGCGAAGCCGCGTCCAGGAGTGTTTCTTCCCAGCATTACCCATTTGCTTGTCATATCAACAACTGCAGAGGTTCTTCTACTGGGCATGAAGTGTGAGCCAACGCCCGGAGGTAGCTATCAAGTGACGCTATACCAAACAGGAATGTCTACGTCTGTCCGTGGATTAGACATTCACATTATTGCCTCGTCGGACGCGACCGGCCGTATTTTCTTCGCCGGTTCCTCTGATAACGATGTTTATGAGCTTACGTATCAGCAAGAGGAGAAGTGGTTCCAGGGTCGATGCTCCAAGATCAACCATACGAGCTCGCGCATCTCACAGTTAGCACCATCTCTAAGCTTCACGCAGAGGCCGTCAGAGCAAGTCGTGCAAATGGTGATGGATGACTCCAGGCGACTGCTCTATACACTATCCTCGGCGTCCACAATTAGAGTATTCCATTTGCGGGCTGACGGGTCCGTTGCTCTGGCCATAACGAAACCAGCCCTCGATATCTACGCCAATATTGGCCACATAATTGCCTCTAACCAGGCGTTGAACTCGAAAGTGAGGATTGTTTCAATTAGCCCAATTCCGGCGGCAGAAGCGTCAAGATACCACCTGATGGCCACTACCGCCACAGGTTATCGTATTTACCTGAGTGCTACCGGTTCCTACAGCTGGTCACCTGCACCCAACGGCGCCAATGCCCCGACAAGCATGCAGGCTCATTATGTGAAGACGCCGCCTTTCGACAGCTCGGCCCCCGCATACCAAGGACAGTCGCGCTTTCAACCCTCGCTAGCAGCCACCAGGGTTCCAATTCACACTCTCGATCCCACCTCATCTTCCGTGCGTTACCCTCCAGGTTACTTTTTCTGTTTCACCTGCCAGGACAGTACACAAAAGTCAGATACGCTATTTATATCGGCCCCGGACTCCGGACGTGTTGCTCGGTCCCAAGAGAATGTCATCCCGGGGAAAGCGGCCGAAACCGGCATATGGCTGTCGTTGGGCAGCAGGATGGAGGACATTGGACTTAGCTCACCGACCACACCGGCTTCAGCAACCCCCAGTGGGTTCGGTAACGAGCTTGCTGTGCAATTCGAGAATCCTTCTGCAGAAATTGCTATCCTAACAAATACTGGTATTCATGTGTTTCGCAGGAGGCGCCTTGTTGATATATTCGCTGCCTTGGTGCGTAACGGGGGCagtggaggcgaagagggaCTCGAGGGCGAGATCAAGAACTTTATTCGCACTTACGGGCGCAGCGAAACACTTGCGACTGCCCTTGCTGTTGCATGTGGACAGGGTGTGGAGGTCTCTACAGATTCTCGGTTGTCAAAGATCAACGATCCGGATGTCCTCGAGTTCGCTCGTAAGGTTTTCATCGATTATGGTGGCCGGCCAACGCTGAACGAAaatgctgttgctgataATTCAACTCCTGCTATTGATACTGTCGTTCCGTCACCCAGACATGCGGGCATTGCTCTCTACATCTCAAGACTATTACGGTCGgtgtggaagaaggaagtaGCAGTTGTTGGCGGTGGGCCCGGTGGAGCGCAAACAATCTCACCTTCCTTCCCACGTGCTAAATTGTTGGCCATCCAGCACGATCTGTCCGCTTTACAAGAGTTCTTCAAGACGAACAAGAGCTTTATTGAAGGACTAAGTGGCCCAGAGGCTCTTGCGCGCGTGTCGACGAAGCAGGAAGAACTTGAGCTCCAGGCAGAGCATCGGGCACTTCACTCGCTTGTCCAATTGGTATCTCACACCATAGAGGGCATCT
It contains:
- a CDS encoding protein rot1 (transcript_id=CADANIAT00007529); the encoded protein is MLVIYFIGSLLASLVSARNAADLIGTWTTKSRQVFTGPGFYDVVKDELIEPRLTGISFSFTEDGHFEEAFYRAVSNPQDPSCPKGILQWQHGTYTVDSDGSIHLNPIAEDGRQLLSDPCSSSKGIYTRYNQTEKYSSFTVDVDPYYDSIRLNLYSFDGSPMIPMYLAYRPPEMLPTGPLQSIVSKKAKRHFDSKKVTPFGLRTLISKDNLVDPNRWLWVGIVMSAMGGITLFFT
- a CDS encoding uncharacterized protein (transcript_id=CADANIAT00007530), producing MLKVLRTTTRLGLYQARWNSTASPSLPPLLATLKADLKTAMRAKDTDRLNVIRALISETNNSQKTASPIQTDLQLLALIRKRAAASRDSIQQFVDANRPDLKEKEEKAQAILEEYGNQVQTMGADEIKQIVSEQVNKMKAAGTKVEIGLVLKSLFAPGGALDGKPAERSEVAKIAKETVSAA
- a CDS encoding protein nup170 (transcript_id=CADANIAT00007531), with protein sequence MSYPSLPPVTPQRPLPGAFFQTPAPGNALNPPQSNSAQQTAQPPSDAGQPVLPRLPPSIKPAPQNLNTEERAARTINDTLTQEARYPDLDSYLSQGFSSDYDIPVSSTWAPFQKVRMYNIPDQIFDQYNLAQVSTSMGLLAELNHAWVAIDNALYLWDYTHTNPQLVGFEDQPNSINAVKLAKPRPGVFLPSITHLLVISTTAEVLLLGMKCEPTPGGSYQVTLYQTGMSTSVRGLDIHIIASSDATGRIFFAGSSDNDVYELTYQQEEKWFQGRCSKINHTSSRISQLAPSLSFTQRPSEQVVQMVMDDSRRLLYTLSSASTIRVFHLRADGSVALAITKPALDIYANIGHIIASNQALNSKVRIVSISPIPAAEASRYHLMATTATGYRIYLSATGSYSWSPAPNGANAPTSMQAHYVKTPPFDSSAPAYQGQSRFQPSLAATRVPIHTLDPTSSSVRYPPGYFFCFTCQDSTQKSDTLFISAPDSGRVARSQENVIPGKAAETGIWLSLGSRMEDIGLSSPTTPASATPSGFGNELAVQFENPSAEIAILTNTGIHVFRRRRLVDIFAALVRNGGSGGEEGLEGEIKNFIRTYGRSETLATALAVACGQGVEVSTDSRLSKINDPDVLEFARKVFIDYGGRPTLNENAVADNSTPAIDTVVPSPRHAGIALYISRLLRSVWKKEVAVVGGGPGGAQTISPSFPRAKLLAIQHDLSALQEFFKTNKSFIEGLSGPEALARVSTKQEELELQAEHRALHSLVQLVSHTIEGISFVTVLFDEKVEEIVALLPEESKQRFLKLTYEELFSTTKGHDIAKELVKGIVNRNIAKGANVETVADALRRRCGSFCSSEDVVIFKAQELLKRATEAGFNSELGRNLLNESLHLFQQVSENLPMDYLVPAVESYISNQFFAGAIQLALNVAGRSDKANLGLGWMMDGQPSSCYDLIFKVVLAVDNLAAQDPGVVDGQLTTIAKRKNEAYGIIAVSEDQVFLTSLYDWYLEQGWSDRLLRSESPYVVEYLKRKSTDDISHADLLWRYYTQSERFFEAAQVQLELAQSSFVLPLSRRIEYLGQARANASTFTQDVGRQARQRLLQQVSNLIDVANVQDDLLQRLKDDTRLDPDAKARAVEEVDGPIMEVSTMFNQYADVASYYDICLQIFYIADYRNPADVRATWQHLLQTLHDEAVARGSAGPQPYEAVIDKLRSLGARLRMSDAVFPIPILLPMLERYALEHQRNVGPPTWVIDTFFDLGVPHETIYSVLESMYYIDEAPFHGSNRKIIARDLLYTIEHWFHDTVRLGGVVFGSDLIAERIEEMLTLLQQSGISAEQMAVAHELRARINNILR
- a CDS encoding mRNA splicing protein SME1 (transcript_id=CADANIAT00007528), with protein sequence MTGRGGGAARKTLLAPIHFIFKLLQQRSTVSIWLYEQLAFRIEGKIRGFDEFMNLVIDDAVEVRLATKSEEEKRRPLGQILLKGDNVSLIQAVQ
- a CDS encoding nuclear import receptor MTR10 (transcript_id=CADANIAT00007527), producing MHILIQYAQSSPAASTNPRLLDCITSWMREIPASKIVESPLMDVIVKALDDDASFDAAVDSMCTLYRDTREVDDSLPLIQALFPRVMSLRPKIAEFAEAEDTEAFRGITRLFAEAGEAWVVLIARMPAQFRELVEAVLECCARDWERDVVSITFVFWYELKQYVTLERYAESRAVYSDVFSRLVDIMIKHLEYPRPEDGESDLFGGDREQEEKFRQFRHSMGDVLKDCCVVIGVAECLSKAYQVIQQWISQYASQSTDEHVPNWQELEAPLFSLRAMGRMVDPEESAVLPQVIPLIVQIPNQEKVRFQAIMALARYTEWTAQHPETLEAQLNYVISGFQHSSIEVVQASALAFKFLGTDCQKLLGGHIAQLHSFYESVIDKLKPSSQEEVTEGVAAVVAVQPLEKIYETMKMFCDPIMARIMNLANNAKDEQGQRAVADHLQLITIFILVVNPYVAQDQENPAVKYCGEVLPITTTLVMNFTSSTPILERSLASGFEVSREGCFLWATDAVVREFSEGAEFVDPATSRAVFQFYEQQATAFLRTLNDLPPENLPDVIEDFFRLSSDAVRFYPKECISSSLSVPIFSAALSSLTLQQIDPLMAVLHYYHDLFSFAFDKPAVSSFTAPDGKAYSNPPEVQEAVKQLIASQGPVLVQRILTGMMFTFPGECFPDASSLLMSLFELMPPEAGSWVQSTLQMLPAGTMKAGEAERLLKGISDKVQSGETRKIRALLQDFTNSYRRRNVAPREGLGRLEATRFRFSG